Genomic segment of Hylaeus volcanicus isolate JK05 chromosome 6, UHH_iyHylVolc1.0_haploid, whole genome shotgun sequence:
aaattttcagaaattctttTGCAATTTCCACAATGTTGCTAAAAGCAATTGCACTAAGTTGCTTCGCGTAAGGTGCGATGGCTCCTTCTCTTTTAACTCTTTTCAAACGTGCTTTTAGCACGGCACTGCACAGTCGCAAATACAAATGACATGCTTGAGCGCTTCTATTCAGTTGTATCAAAAGTCTTACTACACGACGCGCGCTTCTTAAACCGCCACCTTGGAGCGACTTTGCTTCCGCGCTTAATTCAAGTTCTTTTGTTAAGACATCAACCAACGACCGTCCTCTATCGTTTACTTTTGACTGAATTTCAAGTAAAAGTGGCGTTGTTTCAGCATCTTTTAAATAAGATTTCGCTCTTTCTAAAAGGCTGTAAGCTTCTTCAAAGTGACGTTGAGCTATGCAAGAATCTAGGTCTTCTGCAACTTCTAGCATCCACTCTGGCGGAGGTTCGTGATATTCCGAATCTTCGTCGTCTATACCTACAAAAGAACgactgaaaaatttaatttaatttaatttaatttaacttaatTTCAGTCAACAATATGATTTTACAATTGTCAAACATACCCAGGGTATTGGAATCGAGAGACATCGACCGGGAAGGTGCtgtcttttcttctttcaaccGTTTATCATTATGTGGTGCCTCGTCGGTCAGATTGTCTTCAGCCAACTTCATTTTCTTTGCTTGTTCGCATTTATCCAGCCATTCTTTCTGCAAGATTAATGTGATGTGGATCTTCTTTTctcgaattttataaatactgCTTTTGTAATACACTAACTTTACTTATTGCAGTTGCACACTGGAATACTCTTGTATCAGAAAACACTAGAAGTTTGAATGCCCATTTCACAGTTCCAAGATCTCTAACATTAACAACAGCTAGACTTTCAAGATTATAAACTGCTTGCATTTTAAACTTGGGTGGTCCTCTTCTGTTGCCATTTGCTAACCAAGAGGCAATCAGTAAAacatcgttaaataaatacgcgTGAACTCTTTTTAATGGTGTTCCTTCTAACGAATCTAACTCGAGCAAAGAACCTTCATGTAAGCATATACGCCCAGGTGTTTCTGCTAAACTCTGTAAAGCCGAATTAGAAGttaaaaacattattgtttCTTGTTTCTGGATAAGagaatcgatatttaattaagttaCCATAGCGCCTTCTACATTTTCTAACAGTTGCATAAGTTTTTGCTtctgttcttcttctttagAGATAGAATCATTGGTATTTTCCACTTGAGATTCCGATAAGTCTTCGAAAATAACACCTGTAGTCCTAGTGGACCCCAATGTACTCAATAACGAACGCTGTTCACTTAGTAATTGTGACAATTGGTACATTTCACTTTCCAAATGCGAGATTTCTTTGGCAGTTTCTATAAATTGCATATAGTTTTGGTAAACATTACGTTTTAGCTGTGCAGATGTATTGTTTGCGAGTTCTTGAATTTTGGATCGTTGTTGCCTTAATTCGTCTGCACCGACACATTGTGCACTGAGCTCCTTCACAACTATAAGAAAATCAaaacttcatatttttttaaaccattATAACTACAAGTGTTCTGTTTGTTCGAAAAATCTTACTTACACTTTTCTGGATTAAAATCTTCAGTTGTAAAGACTCTTGCTAAACTATCGGCCatcgtaaaaaaatattcgctcCTTGGTGTATCAGAGATTGTTCATTTTACGGATCGACAATGTTATAGCCACCTGGTGGCCACATTAGAAACTGTCAGAAACTGTCGTGCCAGATGTGAACCATTGGGAGTCCTCGGCCGCTACATTCGATTTTCCCCGCCATAGAACACATACAATTGCACAAGCCTTGTATACGTGGACTCAGCAAAACGGACCATAGAGTGCTTCTTGTACCAATTCGTACTGACGTGAAACTCCAGCGTTTTTTAGGTCTTGGTCAGTTTTgcttttgtaatttgtaatgtCTACTAGCGCCGCCTATCTTTTTCCCCGCTAATTGAAAACGTGGATTGAAGGTATTGCATCTGCAACTTGGATTTCCTGCTTTTGAGTACGGATTCAAggattatattattattgaataagtatgtttcattatgatttcattgcattttgagaataaatttcgatatatGTAATGTATATGTGATGAAATGCACGAGttgttatgaaataataatcttttcTGGTCATATATAAACTTCTTTATGTGCAGATGCGGCATCGTTATGGCTGTTTTATGTATTTGAGGTTGAGTCATTGTACACTCCAACGATGATGTCCAGTCGAATGAGTTTGGTTTTGCGACATTTTTACAAACGATCAATCTGGAATTGCCGGTTCTGTTCGTCAATTTCTAAAGAAGCAAGTAAGTAAAATCAATTCTTTGATAGTCTTTCCGATGTTACagtgttttaatcgaatttataggttatatttatttgtgctTACCTAGAGttggacaaatttttttttaaattgaataaagaatttgaaataacaatGCTGTTTCTTGTTTTATGTGCAGCAGTATTATTGGAAATTGTGTTGTGTCGATTTATATTGATAATTTGAGCacatattgttattaaaagtgATCAGAACTGATTGGATGAGGATGATTCTTATGAACTGACTTTTTTTCACAGAATCTGATGATCCTGCGCCATTGTTTTTTGATTCTAATGTACAAAAGATATTGAGAGAATTGATGCGTATTGATTTGAAAAAGGTCATCAAGTTACGCAAAGATGGAACTACTCTGGCTCAACCAGAATACAGGTTCATGACAGATAAGGAACTGCAAGAAGCTTACGATTATGCTTTgccaaaaatagaaaaacgtCTGCAAATACCACCTGTAGTAAAAGTGCAATCAGATACATTGAAAGTATTATCCGTGGATGTTGCTCTGGAAGGTCATGATAAATCAAAGTATGTGTTCACTGATATAAGTTTTGGATGCAGCAAAAAAGACAGATTGATAGTGATTAGAGAACCAGATGGTACATTGCGTCATGCTATGAGGGATGAAAGAAACAGAATTGATCAGGCATACTTTCCTGTGGAAGGCAGAGAAATGGGTACACCAAAGATGTTTGAAGATCCGTACTTCGAAGTAAgctaataaatttgttttgcaTACTTTATGTAGCGGAACTGTTTCCACTTATTTTATCCAAATCATTTGCATGTTTGTAGGATCTATTGAAGAGAGAAGAGTTCTTGTTCATCTTGGATCGTGCTTGCATACAGTTTGAACCAGACGATCCATTGTATCacagtattgttaataaagtCTACAACTGTGTGAATGTACAAGGAAAATTCGATAGTTTGCGATCCACTAGACATTTTGGTTCGTTTGTGTTTCACCTCGCATGg
This window contains:
- the LOC128878449 gene encoding exocyst complex component 8, with product MADSLARVFTTEDFNPEKFVKELSAQCVGADELRQQRSKIQELANNTSAQLKRNVYQNYMQFIETAKEISHLESEMYQLSQLLSEQRSLLSTLGSTRTTGVIFEDLSESQVENTNDSISKEEEQKQKLMQLLENVEGAMSLAETPGRICLHEGSLLELDSLEGTPLKRVHAYLFNDVLLIASWLANGNRRGPPKFKMQAVYNLESLAVVNVRDLGTVKWAFKLLVFSDTRVFQCATAISKKEWLDKCEQAKKMKLAEDNLTDEAPHNDKRLKEEKTAPSRSMSLDSNTLGIDDEDSEYHEPPPEWMLEVAEDLDSCIAQRHFEEAYSLLERAKSYLKDAETTPLLLEIQSKVNDRGRSLVDVLTKELELSAEAKSLQGGGLRSARRVVRLLIQLNRSAQACHLYLRLCSAVLKARLKRVKREGAIAPYAKQLSAIAFSNIVEIAKEFLKIFPQSTNCTSGLVVWCSQEVKHLTTHLTKQLFIPQVSLSTLVECIVSVRSHCDQLTQLGMDFRYQLDGQLRSPLAKAIQEAGEKYVDTVKVHIAEDTWRPTNLETSKNVQKLLSELDDLGITVPSSYIPNDRWITLTDNTLAFSKIYVSLLEDCLSVATPELMATIDGVLVSVMRTQVQHIILSLTNPKLKQEKQVVHDNATYVRDVIIMRGLELYKSATNQTFKKLLALKEQIVFDSLSPTKPKPAPRTSIPKYSTTEYI
- the LOC128878452 gene encoding 28S ribosomal protein S22, mitochondrial — protein: MMSSRMSLVLRHFYKRSIWNCRFCSSISKEAKSDDPAPLFFDSNVQKILRELMRIDLKKVIKLRKDGTTLAQPEYRFMTDKELQEAYDYALPKIEKRLQIPPVVKVQSDTLKVLSVDVALEGHDKSKYVFTDISFGCSKKDRLIVIREPDGTLRHAMRDERNRIDQAYFPVEGREMGTPKMFEDPYFEDLLKREEFLFILDRACIQFEPDDPLYHSIVNKVYNCVNVQGKFDSLRSTRHFGSFVFHLAWTKNIDNLLVDVIKHKRIDEAISLVRLYHIIHPEAKSAVEVEDKDGISLIKSYAKLDASQRRNIDLAVVEYETIEKEKQKLEENIKIAHGLDAKENEPQTEPN